GACAGTGAACTGGACGCTGAAGATTTAAAAGAAGCTGTTACTAAGTTTAAAGCATTATATAAAGAAGAAAAAGGAACTGAATTCCCTCAGGATCCTAAGGAACAGTTAATCGAGGCTGTTACCGCAGTATTCCGTTCCTGGGATAATCCTCGTGCTATCTACTATAGAAGAATGAATGATATCCCCGGTGATTGGGGTACAGCTGTTAACGTTCAGGCCATGGTATTTGGTAACCTTGGTGAAACATCCGGTACCGGTGTTGCATTTACCCGTAATCCTTCTACCGGTGAGGCTAAAATTTATGGTGAGTATCTGATTAATGCACAGGGTGAGGACGTTGTTGCCGGTATCAGAACACCTAATCCTATCAGCCAATTAGAAGAGGATATGCCTGAAGTATATCAAGAGTTTATGAGAATAGCTCATCTTCTTGAAGACCACTACAAAGATATGCAGGATATGGAGTTTACCATTGAGGATAAAAAACTCTACTTCTTACAGACCCGTAGCGGTAAGAGAACTGCTCATGCTGCATTACAGATAGCTTGTGATTTAGTTGACGAAGGAAAGATTACAAAAGAAGAAGCTATCCAAAGAATAGATGCTAAATCTTTAGATCAATTATTACATCCAGGATTTGATGAGGCTGCCTTAAAAGAGGCTAAAGTAATAGGTAGTGCCCTTCCTGCATCTCCCGGTGCGGCAGCAGGTAGAGTATACTTTACAGCTCAGGATGCAAAAGAACATAGTGATAAGGGCGAAAGAGTTATTCTTGTTCGTCTTGAGACTTCACCGGAAGATATTGAAGGTATGCATGCATCACAGGGTATCCTTACCGTTCGTGGTGGAATGACATCCCATGCAGCTGTTGTAGCCCGTGGTATGGGAACAGCTTGTGTATCCGGTTGTGGTGACATAGTTATTAATGAAGAAGGTAAATACTTTACCTTAGGTGGACATACAATTAAAGAAGGAGATTATATCTCCCTTGACGGTTCTACAGGTAATATCTATCTTGGAGATATTCCTACAGTAGAAGCTGAAATCAGCGGTAATTTCGAAAGAATTATGAAATGGGCTGATGAAATAAGAACATTAAAAGTAAGAACCAATGCTGATAGCCCTGCAGATGCAGCTAATGCTATTAAGTTCGGAGCTGAGGGTATTGGACTTTGCCGTACAGAGCATATGTTCTTTGAGGCTGACAGAATTCCTAAGATCAGAAAGATGATCCTTAGTAAGACTGTAGAAGCTAGAGAAGCAGCTTTAAATGAACTGATCCCTTATCAGAAAGGTGACTTTAAGGCTCTTTATGAGGTTATGGAAGGAAGACCGGTTACTATCCGTTTCTTAGATCCTCCTCTACATGAGTTTGTTCCTACAGAAGAGGCTGATATCGCAGCATTAGCTAAAGATATGGGTCTGTCTGTTGAGGAAGTTAAGGCAACTTGCGAATCCTTACATGAGTTCAACCCTATGATGGGTCATAGAGGATGTCGTCTTGCAGTTACTTATCCTGAAATTGCAAGAATGCAGACAAGAGCTGTTATGGAAGCTGCTATCGAAGTTAAGAATGAAAAAGGCTACGACATTGTACCTGAAATAATGATACCTTTAGTAGGTGAAAAGAGAGAGCTTCAATATGTTAAAGAAGTTGTAGTAGAAACTGCAGAAGCAGTTAAGAAGGAAATGGGCTCCGATATCCAGTACCATGTAGGAACCATGATTGAGATTCCTCGTGCTGCACTTCTTGCAGATGAAATTGCAGAGGAAGCTGACTTCTTCTCCTTCGGAACTAATGACCTGACACAGATGACCTTTGGTTTCTCCCGTGATGATGCAGGTAAGTTCTTAGAAGAATACTACAAGACCAAGATTTACGAGTCTGATCCATTTGCTAGACTTGACCAAAATGGTGTAGGACAATTAGTGCAGATGGCTGCCGAAAAGGGCCGTTCTACTAAGCCTAACTTAAAGCTTGGTATCTGTGGTGAGCATGGTGGAGATCCTTCTACGATCGAGTTTTGCCATAAGGTTGGTCTAGATTATGTATCTTGTTCACCATTTAGAGTACCTATCGCAAGACTTGCAGCAGCTCAGGCAGTACTTAATCAAAAGTAGACCAAGGCAAACTGATTTAAAATAGGATAGTTTTGAGATAATTAAGATATCATTTTATTAAAATAATAGAGTAGGATTCTTGTAGAATCCTACTCTATTATTGTTTTTAATGGAATTAAATGTTTACAGATAATAATTGTAAATAGATAGGAGTAAATCTGATACCCTATTTTATCTTTATAAATTTATAATTCTTGAGCAATTTTTAAAAAGGTTTTCATCATGGCTTACCATGATAATTGTTTTTCCTTCACTATGAAATTTCTCCAGTAGCTTTATTATAATCAATGCATTCTTTCTATCTAAGCTACCAGTTGGCTCATCAGCTAAAATTATATCTGATTCTTGCAAAATCAATCTTGCAACTGATACCCTTTGTTGTTCGCCACCTGATAGTTGATAAATTTTTTTGTTGATTACATCTTTTAGACCGACCTTCTCTAAAGCTTGCTGTATAAGAATCATTTTTTCTTTTTTAGAAGATTTTTTTAATACTATTTTTAAATTATCATATACTGATAAATCATCTATTAATGCAAAGTTTTGAAATAAATATCCGATCCTATTTCTCAATAATTTCTGTACTTTTTTAGTGTCATTACTACTAATACATTTTTCTTCAAAAAATATATTACCTTCGCAATCTTCTAATAAACCAATAATATTTAGTAAAGTAGATTTTCCTTTTCCACTTTCACCTTTAATACCAATAAATTCACCCTTTTCAACTTCTAAATTGAAATTACTTAAAACAACTTGTTTTCCATATTTTTTACTAATATTATTAAGTCTTATTAAACTCATTACTTATCAACTCCTATACTACTCACCTTTGAGTGCTAAAATTACTTTATGTTTCATGTAACTAGAGATCATATAATGATAAATAAAATATTCTAAAATTACTAATACTAAAAATATAATGTTTACATATAAGGCAGCAGTAATAGTAATAAGAAAATTTAAAACTAAGAAATTGGTTAAGGTTTTTATAGGAAGTTTTCCTATTAATTTATGTACTGAAAATTCTTTCTTTTTTAACTCCAAATAGATAATACATATAGAAATTATGCACAAAATATATGAAACAAAGTTTATTATAAATTTAAAAAGGGATTCACAAATATCTAATTGCTTATTGGCTTTAAAAATATTATAGCTCATACTCATTGGCTCAATTGCAAAACTTCCTTTGTCTATATTAAGTTTTTCTAATTCACTTTGTAATATTTTTGCGCCATTTTCATTATAAAGAACTTCGCCGTTATTTAAATATAATATTTTTTGTGTTTCATATAAACAAAATACCGAATCATATACATAGCATCCAGCAACTAAGATATCATCTACTACTTGTCCATCTTTTATATAAATTATTTGATCAATTTCTTCAGCTCCATAATTATTCATAATATCGGAAATGCTATTTTTAAAATGTTCGGGGACTAGATAGACATTAGAATTTCCACTTATGTCTTCTGGTTTAAGGATTTTTCCATGTTCATTACATATTTTTACGAAATTCAACATATTAATAGACATTTCTGTATATATGCAATTATCAACATCTCGTAATTTTTTATCTTTTTTAAATTTCTTTAATTTATTAATATTAAGTAGATTATCAGGTGAAGCATAATTATAAATATCATCATCGTTTATTTGACTAATCACCTTCTCTACTTTATCCCATACAGTTTGTTCTGGTGTTGAGGACGTCCTTATACTATAGAAATTATAATTTAACAATTTACTAACGGACTCATTGGTAGCATTATAGTTAGCGATATTTTGAATAGTATTGCTTATTGAAGCTACAAATAAAAAGGTTACCATAATTTTGAAAATTAACAATGAACCAAATAATATACGATTATTCTTTTTGTTTTTTATTGCACTTACTCTATCTATATGCATAATTAGAAAGGTTCCGACTATTGTAGATAATATAAATATAGCAAGTAAAAACAAATCTACCATAATAACTATCTTAACAAACTCATCTATTTTACTTAAATCAGAATATATTACATATATTCCAAAAGGAATAAGTAAAATTAAGCTCCAACTATATAATTGTAGCATCATGGTCACTAATAATTTAAATGATATTTTTCTATTATTCCAACCACATAATTTTAATATGCCTATTTCTTTTAATCGTGAGACATAATAAGTGGATATACACAAAATTAACAAAATTGTAAGTGAAGAAAAGAATGCCAAATTTAATGATGAAAAAAGCATACCCAATTCCAAACGTACTGGCTTATCTACATCAATTGTGACAGTATAACCAAGTTTTTCAATTAAAGAATTTACTTTGTTAATTTTTTCGTATTGTTCTTCTTGAATTGTAAAATATTTAATTTCTCTTTGGTCATTTTGACTTAAAACCGAGTATATTACCTTTTCATTAGGAAATACACTGTTTTTTTTCCCTAACTTCATATTGATATCAGGATTAATCAAAACAACATCTATTTCTACATGACCAAAACTAATTTCTTTATATTCCCTTAACTGAATTGTGACATCTGCTTTTTTTGCAATATTATCCAATTTTTGATTTGAGATATATTTGTCTAATGAAAAATCATATATTGGAGAATTGCTATCGTAATGCATTTTATCAACAACCAAAAGAAAAAAGAATATAGAAAAAAGTGATACTAATAAACCAATTCCTTTAAAAATTTTTTTCATTTAAATTAACCTCTTTAAGAATAGTTTTGTTATGTATAATTGCAGACAGTTTATATATGAAACTGTCTGCAATTAAATTATATAAATACTTATATTTTTATATGTGCTTCGTTTAATTAGCTGCTAAACATATGAAGTCTTTATATCCAGTTCTTTCGGGAACAAATGGATTACTATGAGTAGAGGCCATTGTAACCTTTACTTCTCCCTTTTTACCGACACCATTTGTTATTCCGGTTTTCTCCTTTTTAACCTTTTTGTCATTTTTTACCCATACTGTTACTTTAAACCTTATACCATCTACGTAATTGTCTCGAAGTATTGAAAATAAATCTCCATCTGTATTTTCTCCACCATACCAAGTAGCTCCACCACCATTTAAAGATTCAGTTGCTGCGAATACTGAAGCTGAAAAAATTAGAATTGCTATAAATTTTGAAATGTGTATAAAATGCGCGCATATATACTATAAGCTGGACTTATATTTTCCAACATGTGTAATATATTACTACTAAAAAACATATTTGTCAAATAAAGGCACTGTATTTTTTTGTTTTTTTCCATATAAATCTATTAGTTTTTATTTATGGTATCAAGTAGGGTATTTTTTACTGTGTAGACCTTGTTGAAGATGGGATAAGTTTTGTTTATAATAAATAAATCAGATAAGAAATATTGTGGATTAAATGTAATAATGGTAAAAAAGGAGTAAGCCATGAGGAATGATTTAATAGAAATATTTGAGAAAATATTCGGAACAGAGGGAGAGTATAGAGCCTACTTTGCCCCGGGTAGGGTAAATTTAATAGGAGAACATATTGATTACAATGGGGGACATGTATTTCCCTGTGCATTAACCATAGGAACCTACGGGGTGGCAAGAAAGAGAAAGGATAAAATTCTTCGTTTTTATTCCATGAACTTTAAAGAGAAGGGAATAATTGAATCCTCTATTGATAATTTAGTATATAAAAAGGAAGATGATTGGACAAATTATCCTAAGGGGGTAATCTGGGCTTTACAAAAGAAGGGTTATAAGATAGATAAGGGTATGGATATTTTGATATACGGAAATATCCCCAATGCCTCAGGGCTTTCCTCTTCGGCTTCATTGGAAGTGCTTACGGGATTTATACTGATGAAATTATTTAATTTGGATATTAGCTTTACAGATTTGGCATTATACAGCCAATATGCCGAGAATAAATTTGTCGGTGTAAATTGTGGTATAATGGATCAGTTTGCTATTGCTATGGGAAAGAAGGACCATGGGATTTTTCTTAACACATCTAATCTTTCCTATGAATATGCCCCCCTAATATTAGCTGATGCAAAAATTGTAATCATGAATACCAATAAAAGACGTGGTCTTGGTGATTCAAAATATAACCAAAGAAGAAGGGAATGTGAGCAGGCACTTTCCGATCTTCAGAAGGTGGTACCGGTTAAGGAGCTTGGGGACTTAACAGAAGAAGAATTTGAAGATTATAAATCAGCCATAAAAAATCCAATTCATGTAAAACGTGCAAAACATGCTGTATATGAAAATCAAAGAACAATTAAGGCAGTAAAGGCACTTAAAAATAAAGACATTGCTTTATTTGGACAACTTATGAATGACTCACACTTATCCTTGCAGCAGGATTACGAAGTTACCGGCATAGAGTTAGATACTATAGTGGAAGCTGCTTTAAGGCAGGAAGGGGTAATCGGTGCTCGTATGACCGGAGCAGGCTTTGGTGGATGTGGGGTTAGTATTGTTAAGGAAGCTGCAATCGAAAACTTTATTAAAAATGTAGGTAAGGAATATAAAGAAAAAATCGGCTATGATGCCTCCTTTTATGTGGTTGAAACCGGCAATGGTCCGGAAGTGCTAGTTGCGGATATGGTAATTTACGGTTGACCCTTGTATGATTTTTGATTATAATGGATAAATCAGTAAAAGAATTTTGTAGATTTTAGTATTTGTAGATTTAAGTAAGGGTTAATAGTACCTATCCCAGTTTGAAATTATGTTAGGAGGGGAAAAGTTGAAAGCAGGAAAATGTAGAAAAATAATTAAATTAATTACCGTAACCACTAGCTTAGTAACTTTTATCAGTGCCGTTTTTAACTTTATACCAAGATCATATTTAAAATATAAATATGAAATTAATGCCGACAGGATTAAAGATGGTGCAGATGGGCCAACATCTGTCTATATAAGTGCAAAACCAAATTCGAATTTTATTCCCTTTATATGTGCTATCTTATCATTACTAGGGATTATTTATTTGACTTCTTCAAAGAGTAAATACAAGCAAAACAAAGTGAAAATTTAATTTTATCGGAGGAAATTAATAGTGTTTAAGACTGAAAAATCTAGACTAGTTATTTTAATACTTACTATAATAACATTACTTATAACAGTTATTGGTATTATATTTGAATACCTTTTTCCTAAGTTTATAGAATATAAATACCAAATAAAAACTGAGAATCCTGCTTCAATAGGAATTATAGGTGGTGCCGATGGACCTACATCTATCTTTATAAGTGGAACTAAGTCCGGGAATGTGCTTACCATAATATGCGGATTAGTATCAGCTGCAGGTATTATCTATTTGCTTTTTACCAAGAAAAAAAGAATACAAAAATAGAAGTAGTTATATAAGCAGTCCTTATGGGCTGCTTTTTATAATAATTGATATAATTATGGAGTAAAAAATTTAAAAAGAGTAAAAAATACATTTACTTTACTAATAAAATCTGCCATGATTTATTGGAGCATAAAAGAACATAAACAGATAAATACAATTGAGTTTACAATGGTTTCATAGTAGAATGATTGTTGTCTGTATGGGATATATATAATTATAAGAGAGGTAAGACCATTGGAACTAGGGACAAAGAAGATATCAAAACTATTATGGCAGCTAAGTATACCGGCTATTCTTGGCATGCTTAGCAGTGCTATCTTTAATATTGTAGATAGAATTTTTGTGGCTAAAATCAATTCTAATGCACTGACAGCCGTTGGTATAACTATGCCGGTACAGATTATACAGATGGCCTTTATTTTATTAATTGGCATAGGCACATCAGCTTTAATTTCTATAAAGCTGGGAGAGGGCAAGAAAGATGAAGCAGAAGATATACTTTTCATTGCTTTAAAGTATATTGTGATCTTTTTACTTGTCTTTGCCATCTTGTTTATGGTATTTTTGAATCCTATTTTATCTTTGTTTTCAATTTCCGAAGATGTCATGCCATATGCCAAAGATTATATAGTTATTATTATTTTAGGCTCTGTAATTGGAATTCCGGGATATTGCCTAAACAATTCCCTAAGGTCAATCGGAAAATCAAAAGTTTCAATGAAAATAATTATTGTAACTTCTGTTATGAATATTATATTGGATCCGATTTTTATTTTTCTATTTAAGATGGGAATTGCAGGGGCAGCCATAGCCACAGTAATTTCACAGACAACTTTAACTGTCTATGTTATATATGCTTTTATAAAAAGAGAAGATTTTGCCATAAACCTAAAATTTAGAAGGGTAAAGGACGAATGGATTTTATTAAAAGAAAGCCTTAGGATGGGCCTGCCTTCCTTCTATGTGCAGATATTAGCTGCAGCAGTTAATTTGTTTCTAAATAACAGTTTGCTAAAATACGGTACAGATCTTGATGTGGCTGCCCTAACCATTATGTCAAGTATATTTAGCTTTTATCATATGGTTGTAGTAGGCTTAGTTCAAGGTAATAATGCAATATGCGGTTATAATTGGGGAGCAAAGCTTTATGGAAGAGTTTTAAAATCCTTAAAATTGGCATTGTTTTTCTCCTTTTTATTATCATTATTCCTATTCTTATTAGTTGTACTATTTCCTCAATTATTGGTAACTATATTTACTGATGATCAAATGCTGATTAGACAAACTGCATCAGGTATTAGGTATTATTTATTTATGTTGCCTATTATGGGGCCACAGGCTGTAAGCTCACAATATTTTCAAGTGGTGGGTAAATCTAAGCTTAGTAGTTTTTTGGCCTTTTTTAGATATGGCATCATCATTATTCCTTCAATTATAATCCTAGCTCCCAAAATAGGAGTAAAAGGAATATATATCAGCAATGCCATTTCTGACGGCATCGCCGGTTTGATTGCTGTCATATATATTATGGCGGAAATTGTTAGATTAAAAAGAATGGAGGCTGCTTGATTTAATATTTGACAAATATCTTCTATATCGGGAACTGTACCTGAAAGATATCAAGATATAGAAGGTTGCAGATTTTATGGACGGTGCCCCTATGGTGTCCCCGCTTGCAAAGATATACAGGTTTATTCTGAGATTAAACCGGGACATTTAGTTAGATGCCACCGAGCCGGAAAGGGGGAACTTCTTACTTGAGTGAAATTTATAAAAGAAAGCCTCTGCTTATTGTGGAAGGTTTAAAGAAATATTATCCGCAAAGAGGTTCGGTAATAGGAAAAAACAGACCTGTAATCCATGCGGTAGACGGAGTTGATTTGGAAATATATGAGGGAGAAACCCTTGGAATTGTAGGTGAATCCGGATGTGGCAAGTCCACTATTGGACGCCAGATTGTAGCCCTGGAGAGACCCACTTCAGGGCGTATTATTTATCAGGGACAGGTTATATCTGATATGGCATCCTCCAATCTTCGTAAAATCAGAACAGGTCTGCAGATGGTCTTTCAAGATACTACATCTTCCTTAAATCCAAGGAAGCAGGTTTATGATATATTGGCAGCCCCTATGCTTTATCATGGGATTGTGACAAGGGATAGGTTAGATGAGGAAATTAATAAGCTTTTAGAACTGGTAGGTTTATCAAAGAATATGAAATATAGATATCCCCATGAGTTTTCCGGGGGACAAAGACAAAGAATAGGAATTGCCAAGGCTCTGTCTGTAAAACCAAGACTTATAGTATGTGACGAACCGGTCAGTGCCTTGGATGTATCGGTTCAGGCACAAATATTAAATCTTTTAAAACAGCTGCAGGAAGAGTTGAAATTAACTTATGTATTTATCGCCCATGGCCTTGGAGCTGTTCGTTATGTAAGCAATCGTATTGCTATAATGTATTTGGGTAAAATCGTTGAAATAGCTGAAACAAAGGAATTATTTGATAATCCCGTACATCCTTATACAAAGGCCTTATTTGATGCCTCACCCTTGCCTGATCCTAGTCTTAGAAAAAGAGAGAGGATTGTTTTAAAAGGAGAAATTCCTTCAGCCATACAACCCCCTAAAGGCTGTAGATTCCACACCAGATGTCCCTATGCCATAGAATCCTGTAAAGTTAATGATCCGGATTTACTGGCTATAAGATTCGGAAGTAACCATAAGGCGGCATGTCCGGTAATGCAGGCAGGAGGGGAACGATAATGTTTAGATATATACTTAAAAGAATTTTGATTGCCATACCTGTTCTTATTGGCATTACAATTCTTGATTTTGCAATTATGAACCTGGCTGGAAGTCCCTTAGAAATGATGTTAGGGCCTAAGACTACGGAGGCTGCATTGGAGGCAAAAGCTATCCAGCTGGGGCTTGATAAACCCATATATGTTCAATATTTTGTTTGGCTTAAAAATGTATTACAGGGGAACTTAGGTTATTCCATAAAAAGCTATCAACCGGTCAGTAAGTTAATAGGTGATCATTTGGGTCCAACCCTTTTACTAATGGGAACTTCCTTATTACTGGGCTTGGCAATTGCCATCCCTCTTGGGATTTATAGTGCGGTTCATAGATATAAGAAAAGAGATTATGCTTTAGTGACTATGTCCTTTTTTGGTACCAGTGTGCCAAGTTTTTTTCTTTCTTTAATATTTATTTACTTATTCACAGTAAAAATGGGTTGGCTTCCTTCTAGTGGTATGAAAACTGCAGGAGGAGACGGAGGAATTCTTGATATATTAAGGCATATGGTTATGCCTGTTTTAGTTTTAGCCATATCTATTACCGGTTCAAATATCCGTTATGTCAGAAGTGCTGTTTTGGAAATCTTACAGAAGGAATATGTTCGTACTGCAAAATCTAAAGGAATCGGACGGTTTCTAGTTATCAATAAGCATGCCCTAAGAAATGCCTTAATACCTATTGTAACTGTGATTGGTATGCAGATACCTACGCTTTTTGGTGGAGCTGTTATTATTGAACAGATTTTTAGTTGGCCGGGTCTTGGTCTTATTACTATGAATGCAATCTTAAACAGGGACTACCCTGTTATTATGGGAGTGGCTCTTTTAACTGCTGTGGTGGTACTTGCAGCTAATCTTATTACAGATATAATATATGCATTAGTAGACCCTACTATTAAATATTAAAAAAGATATAAATTAAATGGTCAACAAAGGAAAAATTGCAACACAGAAATGGAGTTTACTATGAAGCAGAAATCTGATATATCAGAGAATAAACATGGCAGCCTAAAGATGATTGTGAAACGTTTTAGGAAACATAAGCTGGCAGTGGCAAGCCTTTATTTTCTTGGATTTATGACAATACTTGCCCTACTTGCCCCCTTAATTGCCCCATATGATCCAAATCAGGTAAGTACATCATTTTCCATGCCTCCCTCTCCGAAACATTGGCTTGGTACGGATCAAATCGGCAGGGATATGTTTAGCAGGCTTTTATATGCAAGCAGAATATCTTTGTTTGTGGGCTTTTCTGTAACGGTTATATCTACATTAATCGGTGTTATCCTGGGGCTTGTTGCCGGATATTTTGGTGGCTGGGTTGATATTCTTATAATGCGTATAACTGATATTATTATGTCATTTCCTTATATGCTTTTGGTATTGGTGGCAGCGGCCATATTTGAGCCGGGTTTGTGGAATATTATTCTTATTTTGGGATTTGTAGATTGGCCCGGTGCAGCCAGATTAGTTCGGGGCAATGTACTGTCACTGAGGGAAACTACTTTTGTTAAAGGAAATATTGTAGCCGGAATGCCAAATGGTTATATTCTGTTTTCTGAGATTTTGCCTAATACGGTAGGCCCTATCTTGGTATATGCCACATCCGTATTTGCCTATTCCATATTAGATGAGGCTGCTTTAAGTTTTCTGGGAATGGGTGTACAGTCTCCTACGGCAAGTTTGGGAAATATTTTGAACGGAGCCGAGTCCATAACTATACTTACCAGTAAGTTTTGGCTATGGGTGCCGGCAGGTGTTGTGATAATATTATTGGTGGTAAGTATTAATTTTATTGGTGATGCCTTGCGGGATGCCATTGACCCTTCGGCTAAGGAATAAAGATAATGTAATTTTAAGGTTAAATTTTCAGATAATGGATAGAATAATATATAAAGGGGTTGCCTTACAAAGTGGGATTAAAACCGCTGTTAGGTAACCCTTTATTAATTTAGCTTGGTTCATTGCCATTAAATTACAAAATATCTTGTGGAAATATACGAAGAATATAAGAACTATCTTTAGGTATTCCTACAAAATTAACGAAAATAAGAAAAACAACTGACAAAATGTTCAAACTTCTGTTAATATATATATAGGAGAAGATAAACCTGCATATGTTAGGAGGGAAAAGATGTTTGAAATAGGCGATTATATTATTTACGGTAACCATGGTGTATGTAGGGTGGAGGATATAGGTGGCCTTAATATACCCGGTGTTGACCAAAGTAAGAAATGCTACACACTTCAACCGGTGTTTTCCAAATCAAGTACTTTATATACCCCTGTAGATAATGACAAGGTAGTAATGAGAAGAGTAATAAGCAATGAAGAAGCCTTGGAATTGATTGAGCAAATTCCTGATATCTCATTAATTGGGGTAGAAAATGATAAACAAAGAGAAGAGGCCTATAAGGAAGCTTTAAGACACCACGATTGCAAGGATTGGATTAAAATAATTAAGACCCTGTATGTAAGGAAACAGGAACGTTTATCTCAAGGAAAAAAACTTACATTTACTGATGAAAAATATTTGAATATTGCCAAGGATTGCTTGTTTGGTGAACTATCCATTGCTATGGATATGAACAGAGAAGAAGTTGAAGACTTGATTTCTGAACGTTTAGAAGAAGTTAATCTGGTATAAATCAAAGGTTATATCCTTAAGGGGTATAACCTTTGACTTATATTCTTTATAAATATATTTTATTTGTTCTATGGTACAAAATTTGTTAATATTAAGTAAGAGTTTTTTAATGACAAATGATAAGAGAGGTATTTTTGTATCTTATAAGCTAAAGGAGAATAACGACTTATGAATAATAATAAAAAGCCATCGTCAGATATGATTGATTATACCGGTAAAAAGCTAGTAGCACTGACCTTTGATGATGGTCCTAATCTAGATATAACACCTTTGGTTTTAGATAAGCTAGAAGAGTATGGAGTTGTAGCTACTTTCTTTGTGATAGGTAAAGATGTCAGCGAAGATACAAAGCCGGTACTGGAAAGACAATTAGAGCTGGGATGTGAGATTGCTAATCACTCCTGGAGCCATAGCTATATGGATAAGATGACAGTTGATGAAATTAAAGAGGAAATTCAAAAAGCCGATAATATAATAAAGCAGATGGTAAATGTAGCACCAAAGTTTTTTAGACCCCCATATATAGCCGTCAGTGAGACTATGTATGAAGCTATTGATTTACCCTTTGTCAATGGTATAAATGGTTTGGATTGGGAAGCTGGGGTAAGTGCCAAAGAAAGAGCAGAAAAAATTCTTACTGAGGTAAAGGATGGAGATATTATACTTCTTCATGACTTTAGCGGTAATCAAAATACAGTTGATGCATTGGATGATATTATTGAAGGTCTTTTAGATGA
This genomic interval from Herbinix luporum contains the following:
- the ppdK gene encoding pyruvate, phosphate dikinase, with the protein product MTKWVYLFKEGKADMRNLLGGKGANLAEMTNLGLPIPQGFTVTTEACTDYYNNGKKIREEIKDQIFEALGKLEEEQGKKFGDSENPLLVSVRSGARASMPGMMDTILNLGLNDVVVEGFAKKTNNPRFAYDSYRRFIQMFSDVVMEVPKAKFDEIFEAIKEKKGVHFDSELDAEDLKEAVTKFKALYKEEKGTEFPQDPKEQLIEAVTAVFRSWDNPRAIYYRRMNDIPGDWGTAVNVQAMVFGNLGETSGTGVAFTRNPSTGEAKIYGEYLINAQGEDVVAGIRTPNPISQLEEDMPEVYQEFMRIAHLLEDHYKDMQDMEFTIEDKKLYFLQTRSGKRTAHAALQIACDLVDEGKITKEEAIQRIDAKSLDQLLHPGFDEAALKEAKVIGSALPASPGAAAGRVYFTAQDAKEHSDKGERVILVRLETSPEDIEGMHASQGILTVRGGMTSHAAVVARGMGTACVSGCGDIVINEEGKYFTLGGHTIKEGDYISLDGSTGNIYLGDIPTVEAEISGNFERIMKWADEIRTLKVRTNADSPADAANAIKFGAEGIGLCRTEHMFFEADRIPKIRKMILSKTVEAREAALNELIPYQKGDFKALYEVMEGRPVTIRFLDPPLHEFVPTEEADIAALAKDMGLSVEEVKATCESLHEFNPMMGHRGCRLAVTYPEIARMQTRAVMEAAIEVKNEKGYDIVPEIMIPLVGEKRELQYVKEVVVETAEAVKKEMGSDIQYHVGTMIEIPRAALLADEIAEEADFFSFGTNDLTQMTFGFSRDDAGKFLEEYYKTKIYESDPFARLDQNGVGQLVQMAAEKGRSTKPNLKLGICGEHGGDPSTIEFCHKVGLDYVSCSPFRVPIARLAAAQAVLNQK
- a CDS encoding ABC transporter ATP-binding protein, with the protein product MSLIRLNNISKKYGKQVVLSNFNLEVEKGEFIGIKGESGKGKSTLLNIIGLLEDCEGNIFFEEKCISSNDTKKVQKLLRNRIGYLFQNFALIDDLSVYDNLKIVLKKSSKKEKMILIQQALEKVGLKDVINKKIYQLSGGEQQRVSVARLILQESDIILADEPTGSLDRKNALIIIKLLEKFHSEGKTIIMVSHDENLFKNCSRIINL
- a CDS encoding galactokinase; its protein translation is MRNDLIEIFEKIFGTEGEYRAYFAPGRVNLIGEHIDYNGGHVFPCALTIGTYGVARKRKDKILRFYSMNFKEKGIIESSIDNLVYKKEDDWTNYPKGVIWALQKKGYKIDKGMDILIYGNIPNASGLSSSASLEVLTGFILMKLFNLDISFTDLALYSQYAENKFVGVNCGIMDQFAIAMGKKDHGIFLNTSNLSYEYAPLILADAKIVIMNTNKRRGLGDSKYNQRRRECEQALSDLQKVVPVKELGDLTEEEFEDYKSAIKNPIHVKRAKHAVYENQRTIKAVKALKNKDIALFGQLMNDSHLSLQQDYEVTGIELDTIVEAALRQEGVIGARMTGAGFGGCGVSIVKEAAIENFIKNVGKEYKEKIGYDASFYVVETGNGPEVLVADMVIYG
- a CDS encoding sodium ion-translocating decarboxylase subunit beta, coding for MFKTEKSRLVILILTIITLLITVIGIIFEYLFPKFIEYKYQIKTENPASIGIIGGADGPTSIFISGTKSGNVLTIICGLVSAAGIIYLLFTKKKRIQK
- a CDS encoding MATE family efflux transporter is translated as MELGTKKISKLLWQLSIPAILGMLSSAIFNIVDRIFVAKINSNALTAVGITMPVQIIQMAFILLIGIGTSALISIKLGEGKKDEAEDILFIALKYIVIFLLVFAILFMVFLNPILSLFSISEDVMPYAKDYIVIIILGSVIGIPGYCLNNSLRSIGKSKVSMKIIIVTSVMNIILDPIFIFLFKMGIAGAAIATVISQTTLTVYVIYAFIKREDFAINLKFRRVKDEWILLKESLRMGLPSFYVQILAAAVNLFLNNSLLKYGTDLDVAALTIMSSIFSFYHMVVVGLVQGNNAICGYNWGAKLYGRVLKSLKLALFFSFLLSLFLFLLVVLFPQLLVTIFTDDQMLIRQTASGIRYYLFMLPIMGPQAVSSQYFQVVGKSKLSSFLAFFRYGIIIIPSIIILAPKIGVKGIYISNAISDGIAGLIAVIYIMAEIVRLKRMEAA